Sequence from the Fulvivirga ligni genome:
ATACTATGAAGGCTATTGGGGAGATACCAGAATAGAGGCCAATGCTGTAATAAAGCAGAATTGGTTGAGCGAAATTCAATCCGGCTTCTGGCTGTTAGGAAGCCCAGGAATTAACTCAAATTTAAATAGTCTATCAGTAAATGCTGTTGCCAGAAAGTCCTTTTCAGAGGAGATAGAGGTGCTCAATGTAGCGATTTATCCAAACCCGGTAAATCATACGCTTAACATCCGTAAAGAAGGAACAGTAAAAGGAGTGATTCTTGATTTTTCAGGTCGTGAAGTAATGCATTTTTCTGGTAAGGAAATTGACGTTTCAAGCCTTGGTAAAGGAACATATTTTATCAAAATAAATCAGGAAATCGAGCGGTTCATAAAGTTATAGCTAAACGCTTTTACCGAAGGCTGTAAGGCCTTCGGTTTTTATTTTCCTCTATTTCAAATGATTATAAATTATTTGAACTCACTGTAATTACTTTTTCTGCAGAAAATGTATTTATAGCTAGTGTCTATATCAAATTTCGGTAAAATGAATAGGTTTTTATTACAACAGGGCTACCTTACTTGCAATCTAAGTGAGCTTGAAAATATTAATCACAGGGTTAAAATTATGCCCGCTTTTTGTATGGTGGTTACAGCCTTGGGAATTGCTTTAAATCTGCCTGTTCTCAATTTTGGGATGCTCATTTTAGGAGTTAGCGGCTTTTTTTCAAAGAAATCTCACCCATTAGACTTATTTGTAAGTAAGGTAACTCAAGCTTTTAAAGGGGATGATTTTGTACCTTCTAATCCTCTTCCCAGGCGCATAGCATGTATTACTGGAGCTTTCTTTAACTTACTTATCGGGATAGCACTTGTGCTTGATATGTACGTGCTCAGCATTATCCTGGGTGGTATCTTAGTGGTTTTGCAGGTAATAGTCATTACTACTCACTTCTGTATGGCTAGCTGGGTTTTTGAGAAAATGTCCACCTATTTAGAATCTACCGCTAATATTACTGTTCAAGAGGCACGAGAGCTTAGAATGAGGGGTGCTTTGCTCATTGATGTGAGAACACCGTCTGAGTATCAAAAGAAATTGATCGCTGGTGCTTTGAACATACCCTTTCAGATGCTTGATCAGCACACAGCTTTTCATAATAAGGAAGTGATTATTTACTGCAACAGTGGAATGCGATCTAAAGAAGCTGTGAACATTATCAATTCCAGAGGTTGGGCCAAAGCTTACAACCTCGGGAATCTTAAAAATGCCATCAGTCTTTAGAATTTAAGAATAAACTCCTGAAGATTGGTAGAGCGCTCTAGTTCTAACTTTTTCCTTAATCTATATCGACAAATTTCCACTCCTCTCACGGAAATGTTGAGTAAGTGTGCTACCTCTTTGGTGGATAAATTCATTCTTAAGTAAGCACTTAACTTCATCTCTTGTGGACTCAGGTTTGGATATTCTATTTTCAATCGGTTAGTGAAATCACCATGTACCTGATCAAAATGGAAAGAGAAGTGTTCCCAATCATCATCCTGCGAGATGTTTTTATCGATATTAGTGATGATTTTCCTTAGCTCTTTCTTCACCTCCTGATTTTTACTGCGTTTGGAAATGCCCGAGAGGTTATTTTTAATATTAGCAATAAAGCCATTTTTGTTAATCAAGTGCATAGTAGAAGTGGCCAATTCCTTGTTTTTACTCTCTATTTCCTTTGTTAAGTTTTCATTCTTCAATCTTTCGATCTCATCGGCGCTCTCTCGAGCAATGTTTTTAATTTCAGTATTCTTCCTATTAATCTCCTTCTCTTGATTTAAGGACATTGCTCTTTTCTCCTTCTTATGTTTTTTATCGAACAGGTAGAATGACACAAATAGCACAGCAATGATCAAAAGAGTATATATGATGTAGGCCAGACTCGTGCGATACCATGGCGGCAGAACAACAAATTTATAGGTCGTTATTTCACTCTCTTTGCCATAGATATTTCGAGCTTTCACATGGAAGGTGTAGGTGCCTTCATGAAGGTTAGTGTATTCCTTTTCTGTTTTTTGGGTCCAGGTACTCCAATTTTTTTCAGAATTTTCTAACCAGTATTTGTATTCAGTTCTTTCCAATCCATCCACATAGGCGGCACTATAGGTAAATTGGATGGAGTTATTCGCATAATCAATTTCAGGAACCTCTGATTTAGGCTGATGATCAATGATATCACCATTTTCTACATTAAAACCCTTAAAAAGCGTTCGCTCATCATCGGTGGTGATTTTCACTTCTCTTATTAGCGTTCTGTAGTTATAATTAGCCATATCCTGACCACTGGCATCATAGAGAATGAAACCTTCTTTAGCCCCATATAGGGCCTGATTGGCACTAAGAATACTGATATTTTGAAGATCATCATTCAACATGTTTTTTAGCTTGTTGAAAATATCATCCTTTACCGTGAAACCACCTGTAGGCTCATTCTTGAGAATTCCAATTTCGTCAGGGGAGAGGAAGTATATGTTCTGATAAGGATCTTCTGCCAGAGCAGTAACTATTTCATTATCAAAATAGTCTTTAAAGGTATCATCTATGATAAAGCGGTCAGTCTTTTCATCATACCTATAAATTTGATCTGTGGTGGTGAAAACCAGCCTGTTATTAATGTTAAAAACATTGATCAGAAGGTTGGAGGGTAGACCTGAATCCTCACCATAAAATTTCACTTTCTCAACTTTATCCAATGCATCGGAAAGTGTGATGCGATATACTCCTTTATAGCCATGAGTCATCCAAATATCACCATTATCAGCTTGTTCCATTACTCTGGAAGACTCGTTAAAACCTTCTATTTTGTTCTGGAACTCAAGTTTTCCGTTTACCTCTTTGTATAGGTTAAGGCCTTTATAATTTCCACCAATTACATAGTCAGGATGATTTTTTAGAGGTAAAAAGGTCCATGAGCCTAAAGCAGTGGATATGCTTGTGGCCTTGCTATCCTTAATTTCAAAGGCACCTTGGTGATGCCCCAAGAGCAGGTGATTTTTGACCTTTTCAATACTATAAACCTGGCCATCTGTGTTAGGTACGAAATTGTACTCAGCAGTAGCCTGGGTTGTGATTTTCTTATGAAAAAGTCCATTGTTGGTGCCTAAATAGAGGTCATTCCCGTCGAGAAAGCCTGCATAACCTGAACCAGGCACACCCACTTGCTCATCAATATAAGTGAGAGGCATACCAAGTTCTATGTAACTAATGCCATTGTTATGGCCAAGCCATAAGTTATTTTGCAAGTCCTCATAGAGACATAAAACGGTTCTGTTGTTAAGCCCCTGGCCCTTATTGAGGTGAAGAATAAGCTGGCCTTGTGGAGACATAAGATACAAACCATTATTTTGTGTACCTATGGCAAAGTTTCCGTTTCTCAATCTTATGGCACATTTAATGGAAGCATCATGAAACTCATCCATAGAACCTTCCCAAGGAGTTACGGTATGATTGTCATAAACAAAAACACCGTTGTTTTCAGTAGCAATCCATAGGTTATTTCCTGATAGAGGAATAACGCCACTCACCTTCATGCCTTTTAACTTTTCGGCATGAGCAATGGGCACTATTTGATTATTATCAATATAAGAAAGGCCAGTTTCAAGCTGGTCTATATAAAGTTGATGATTAACAAAAAAGAAATTCTCAGGAGGGTATTGGGGGTCAATAATATCAATTTTTCCATCCTGGTTATAGATGAATATCTGACTGAAGGTGCCGAAAATGACTCTATTGTCATCAATAAAGACCTTCCATGTTTCATCAAAATTTCGATATTCTTTAGGTAAACTGTCGGCTAAAGATGTATAGCTAAGTATTCCATTTGTTTTAGGATAGAGGTACCCAAAATCACCTTGCCCAGCCACATATATCTTGCCTTTATCATTAATAGCCAGGTGCCTGGCTTTAGTACCAGTTTTGGTAGCATACATTTCCCATTTACTACCATCATACTCCAGTACGCCAAAATTATTAGCCACGTAAATAAGTCCATACTTATTCTGAGTAATAGACCAGTTTTGAATACCCCCATTATATTCCTTGGTAGAGTAGTATCTGATGAAGGGTAAACCCAGGTTGTAATTCTGAGCAATTATCGATTTCGAGATGAAAAAGATAACAAAAAAGAGAATATATCTAAATTTCATTTTCACGGGTTCGGTTCAGGTATTAACTCATAACGTTGTTACTATGATGTATATCTTTCATAACAATGTGCATTATGTTGAAAATCAAAAATAGCTTTAAAAACAGTAATAAAACAAATTTTTTGTCGACTTGATGAAATATAGTGCGTGTGCAATTCGGGGAGTGATGTAATTATGATGTAGTTATAATTTTGGGAATAGTAATCAAAAATACTTGTTTGCATTAGAATTCGCAAACGATTGCGAATTTCAACTGATACTTAACCCTATAATACCTTATGAGTATGAAGAAAATCTTACTATTTAGTTTATTAATGATCCTGACACTACTTGGCTATGGTCAAAGTAAGGTGACGGGTATGGTCAAGGATGACCAGGGTGGACCTCTGCCAGGAGTAAATGTACTGGTGAAGGGCACTACCCAGGGTGCCGTTACGGGCATAGATGGTTCCTTTACTTTAATGGTTAACGAAGATGCCATTTTAGTTTTTAGCTTTATAGGCTATGTCACTGAAGAGGTGACTGTTGGCAGCAAGTCTTCAATAGATGTTACTATGAAGCAGGATGTACAGTCTCTTGAGGAAGTGGTAGTAGTAGGTTATGGTACTACAACTAAGAAAGAGTTGACAGGTTCTATTGCTGCAGTTAATAGTGACGAAATTCAAGCCTTGAATCCACAGCGTTTAGAACAAGCACTACAGGGACAAGCAGCGGGGGTGAATATATCGTCTGTATCTGGCTCACCAGGTGGAGCGTTGAATATAAGAATAAGGGGACTATCAACCAATGGTAATAATAACCCATTGATATTAGTAGATGGTGTTACATATTCTGCAGAGGGCCTCAATGCACTTAACCCATCCGATATAGAATCTATCAACGTTTTAAAGGATGCTACTGCTGGTATTTATGGAGTTAGAGCAGCTAACGGTGTTATATTTATTACTACCAAAAAAGGGAAAGTGAATACTCCTGCTTCATTAAATTTTTCTGGTTATTATGGAATTCAGGAAACGTCTAGAAAGTTAGATGTTTTAAATGCACATGAGTATGCCGTATTAAAGAATGAAACGCTAGCTTCTGGTGGTCAGGCTCCACCATTCAATAATACAAATTTAGGAGAAGGTACTAATTGGCAGGATGAAGTTTTTCAAACTGCGCCCATCCAAAATTATAGCCTTTCTGCTACTGGTGGATCAGAGAAGACAACATATGCTATTGGTGGTTCATACTTGGATCAGGAAGGTATTGTTGGTGGAGATAAGGCCAGCTTTAGAAGATATAATGCTCGTTTAAACTTTGTTACTGAACTTGCTCCAAAGCTAAAATTGGAAAATGTTCTTTTGTTCTCAAACGAGAAAAGGAAGGCTTTGCCTGAGAATACAATAGGTTCTGTTTTGTATAATACTATTAATGCATCTCCTGCAAGAGAAGTTTTTCAGGAAGATGGCTCATATAGCTATTTGACAGAAGTAAATGATATAATCAACCCACTGGCGCAAATTGAGAATTCTTACAACAGATCAATTACCAATAAACTCACAGGTAAGCAAGAATTGATTTATGATATTAACAAGGATTTTA
This genomic interval carries:
- a CDS encoding DUF4395 family protein; this encodes MNRFLLQQGYLTCNLSELENINHRVKIMPAFCMVVTALGIALNLPVLNFGMLILGVSGFFSKKSHPLDLFVSKVTQAFKGDDFVPSNPLPRRIACITGAFFNLLIGIALVLDMYVLSIILGGILVVLQVIVITTHFCMASWVFEKMSTYLESTANITVQEARELRMRGALLIDVRTPSEYQKKLIAGALNIPFQMLDQHTAFHNKEVIIYCNSGMRSKEAVNIINSRGWAKAYNLGNLKNAISL
- a CDS encoding ligand-binding sensor domain-containing protein, which translates into the protein MKFRYILFFVIFFISKSIIAQNYNLGLPFIRYYSTKEYNGGIQNWSITQNKYGLIYVANNFGVLEYDGSKWEMYATKTGTKARHLAINDKGKIYVAGQGDFGYLYPKTNGILSYTSLADSLPKEYRNFDETWKVFIDDNRVIFGTFSQIFIYNQDGKIDIIDPQYPPENFFFVNHQLYIDQLETGLSYIDNNQIVPIAHAEKLKGMKVSGVIPLSGNNLWIATENNGVFVYDNHTVTPWEGSMDEFHDASIKCAIRLRNGNFAIGTQNNGLYLMSPQGQLILHLNKGQGLNNRTVLCLYEDLQNNLWLGHNNGISYIELGMPLTYIDEQVGVPGSGYAGFLDGNDLYLGTNNGLFHKKITTQATAEYNFVPNTDGQVYSIEKVKNHLLLGHHQGAFEIKDSKATSISTALGSWTFLPLKNHPDYVIGGNYKGLNLYKEVNGKLEFQNKIEGFNESSRVMEQADNGDIWMTHGYKGVYRITLSDALDKVEKVKFYGEDSGLPSNLLINVFNINNRLVFTTTDQIYRYDEKTDRFIIDDTFKDYFDNEIVTALAEDPYQNIYFLSPDEIGILKNEPTGGFTVKDDIFNKLKNMLNDDLQNISILSANQALYGAKEGFILYDASGQDMANYNYRTLIREVKITTDDERTLFKGFNVENGDIIDHQPKSEVPEIDYANNSIQFTYSAAYVDGLERTEYKYWLENSEKNWSTWTQKTEKEYTNLHEGTYTFHVKARNIYGKESEITTYKFVVLPPWYRTSLAYIIYTLLIIAVLFVSFYLFDKKHKKEKRAMSLNQEKEINRKNTEIKNIARESADEIERLKNENLTKEIESKNKELATSTMHLINKNGFIANIKNNLSGISKRSKNQEVKKELRKIITNIDKNISQDDDWEHFSFHFDQVHGDFTNRLKIEYPNLSPQEMKLSAYLRMNLSTKEVAHLLNISVRGVEICRYRLRKKLELERSTNLQEFILKF